One window from the genome of Halostella litorea encodes:
- a CDS encoding DUF6735 family protein, translated as MAHRALVAYERPDGDYDLHRSRWGGADLSLARRITARTPFGGPGAAWTGRSPTPPAELPPEAGSRPVETRPTAVGLDFDDVVAAVNPREHEALFVVAPDYDVTAYLPLWFGLPGVAPDVTAGALVAADPDGGPYGGPRLRRWFRATKGVVADLTARGALTRDEAVAYLADRVQRRVGDRREVIPVA; from the coding sequence GTGGCCCACCGCGCCCTCGTCGCCTACGAACGCCCCGACGGCGACTACGACCTCCACCGCTCGCGCTGGGGCGGGGCGGACCTCTCGCTGGCCCGCCGCATCACCGCACGGACGCCGTTCGGCGGCCCCGGTGCCGCCTGGACCGGCAGGAGCCCGACCCCGCCCGCGGAACTCCCGCCCGAAGCCGGCTCCCGGCCGGTCGAGACCCGACCGACCGCCGTCGGCCTGGACTTCGACGACGTGGTTGCCGCCGTCAACCCGCGCGAACACGAGGCGCTGTTCGTTGTCGCGCCGGACTACGACGTGACGGCGTACCTGCCGCTGTGGTTCGGGCTGCCCGGCGTCGCGCCGGACGTGACCGCCGGCGCGCTCGTCGCCGCCGACCCGGACGGCGGTCCGTACGGCGGCCCGCGGCTCCGGCGCTGGTTCCGCGCCACGAAGGGAGTCGTCGCCGACCTGACCGCCCGCGGCGCGCTCACCCGCGACGAGGCCGTGGCCTACCTCGCCGACCGCGTCCAGCGCCGGGTCGG